From Chrysemys picta bellii isolate R12L10 chromosome 1, ASM1138683v2, whole genome shotgun sequence:
GGCAGCTATTAGGGGTGGGGAAAGCAATATATAACACATGGGAAACAGGGACATAGATAGCAAGCAATACAACTTATGAACACTGATAAAGGACGTTAGAGACATCAGGGAAAAACCCATGCTTGGCAGGGCTAAGGATCACAAAAAGCAGGTTATTAAGTATATTAagaaggggggatttgatagcagccttcaactacctgaaggggggttccaaagaggatggagctcggctgttctcggtggcagacgacagaacaaggagcaatggtctcaagttgcagtgggggaggtccaggttggatatcaggaaaaactatttcactaggagggtggtgaaacactggaatgcgttacctagggaggtggtggagtctccttccttggaggtttttaaggcccggcttgacaaagccctggctgggatgatttagctgggaattggtcctgctttgagcagggggttggactagatgacctcttgaggtcccttccaactctgatattctatgattctatgattctatgataagaacaaaagaaatccgaGAAAAGGTTTAGGCCAATTcctagagagagaaaggaaacttGCTAATGTTGCAGGAAAGGTAGATGTGTTCAATACTTAGGCtaatacaagcaattcccttagtgAGCTCTTCAGTGacagatgggtacctgtgaagtCTGAGACAGAAGtatcttccctgggaatccccctcaggtagccgtgtcccacacctctctcaccccagcatctgcagcaacaTCCCACGCCGAGAGCTGATACAGTGGTGAGCACTGTTTATAACAgagctctgtgcaatcccagggTAATTCGCTCAGCCTCTAGGGGCGAAGCGGCATCTGGATGTAAACAGGCTGGACACTGGAGACACTCTAGCCAATGACTCTCTTTCCATGTCTGTGATTCTGTGCTCTTtatccagctttaggagtaaacggtaattaagggaccttcccaaagggagatgagaactttGGGCTCTGTgatgagtcagagaggaattggctgctctgtgaatttgtgtatatttaacaaTTATAGAGTATGAGTAAGAGAATTAGGGATAATAcctaggtctcttccaaccctaatctcctatgattctatggccttGTGGATGGTCAGCACCTGTGATAGTCAGGACGCTTTGGGTTCCTAAACATGCATGGATGTGCAcctagcccaggatcctggctctgacagtggctgaacccagatgcttcagagtaagATGTGAGTAACTAGGCAGATGAGGGATATTCTACTCCCCACCCCTAGTAACTGTTCTTAATCTCTAAAACAGATCTGGATATCTAGTTCCAAatagaactagatacgttcatggaggataggtccatccctTGCTATTAGCGAGGACGGACTGGGATGGTGTTCCCAGTCTCTCCTTGCTAGAACCTCGGAATGGGCattaggggatggatcacttggtggttacctgttctgttctttccctctggggcacctggcattaaccacttttggaagacaggatactagatggacctttggtctgacccagtgtggccgttcttatgttcttatgagaaagtggcctgaggggagacatgagcaCTTTCTGCAGGCACACGAGGCTGTCGCTAAGGGCTCAGAGCCCAGTAATTCTCACCAGTAACTATCATCATACCATGCAGCACCTTTCATTGAAGGATCTTCAAAATACTTAGCAAGAGGAAGTCACTATGAACATAACTCCATTAcacagataggtaaactgaggcaaaggagatGTGACCTAGCCAAGGTCACAGagagaatgacagacagaacgcaggagtcctggcttgcCTACTGTAGCCACCATTTCTTCGTCAATAACTGAGCGCATGAAAAGAAGGAAATGGCCTCATGCTGTAGCAGGGCCTGTTCTTTGGGTGGATGTGATGGATTTCCCTGCGGTGCTACTTGAACTGGGGGACCACTGACCACTCTGGCATACTGATCTGGGATCCATCTCatactgtgatgctgtgacatgCTGCAATCATCTCCAGTtcttgcacttacacagccatacACGGACAGGGACATGACTGCTTTCAcgagccactcatgaaccaacaagagCGGCTCCTGCTAATTTATCCTGGTTCTCCAGCCTAGGACCACAGAGGTGTATCATCACGCCATGGTTAGAAGCCtaaccagtgtaagtttattactcagtctgcccctccctcaatatggagaggacaatgcaccagcccctgttcctgagcGTAATTCTATTTTGCATTTCAAATATTCAGGTGTTGCACAACATTGTATTGTTACCCGCATTTGTTATTGCACAGTTCTGTGTACCTTTTAACACTTTGAACATCAGCCTAGTGATCTCAAAAGTCAGGAAGTGTGCCTTCTCTGGGTCGCTAGAAAACCACACTTTGTATCTGTGCTGCATTGTTAACTATTGTGCTTTTCCCACTGGTAAGAACTCAATACAGATATTCATGAATGTCATGCGGTGGTATGCCTCAGTCTCCCTTTCCCCAAAGCAGACCAGGTTTATTATGGTTTCCCTTCTGTGACAAGCTTTGAGCCTGTTTACAGGTGTTAGCTGAGAAGCAGTATCCCCCTAGAGCTTCTTGTTTACTACACCTACCATACGTAAAAGCTTTTCACAAAAATCAGACATGTTACACCTTTTCATAGGATTTAGCATCAGTACCAAACTCTTCGTTATAAGTTTTACCATTAGCAACAATCTTTTCATTGTGAGATGGAGCAACACCACCAAATCTTTTATCACAGTTAGGCATTTCTACGTGTTTTTATTTTACCACGGCTTCTGCTTGGACAGTTTGTTTGTTCAATACCCATTCTGTATTTCAACTTCTCCCGTAACCTTCACATGTGTTTAGTTACTggttttcttttcccctctgtgtcctccaCAGTCAAAGGTCATTTTCGGGGTCTTGTTATGCCAGGGTCTGGTGAGATAAGGATCTAAGGAGACTTTGCATGTTGACTAGCCCTCTGTGGAGCTGCTTCCCAATCTCAGGGTTATGTTTATGCAAAAAATCCACCAacatccctctctccctctttccctttgATCCCAATTCCCAGCACTGGGGCCTTGCCCACCCACCCCTTTCCTAGCGGCttgtgatctgtgctctctgggaTAAGAGATGTGTCTTCTCCAAGCAGCTCTTTCACAACTGTTTTGTGTGTCTTACCATCCCAAGGAATTACCTCTTCCCCTCGGTGTGATGTTTCATTAGCATTTTAACGAACAATTACCTCTTCAGTAGGATCTACAAAATCACAATCcgagttctataaactagacaggatttgaatcaagcattGTCTTACCCTGATGGTACAAACAGTTCACCAGTCTTCCATACACATGCCTTGATTTCTCCTtgccagcctggaaccccctcctcgGTCAAAGTCTTTTCCCTCTAACCATGTTTTCAGGTGTTGAGtaagggggcgggagggaatGAGACCAAgtggtgatgtcacttccccttttATAatttctgccatgtggagggaacttgGTTGTCCCCAAAAAAGATCCCAGCACAGTaagtggaaaagtacaggcacaggATGGAGGCCAGTGTCAGATGAGCTGGTCAAATGAATTTGCATGCTTCAGTGAGTCATAGCAGGGGCCATAACCAACATTCTGGCTAGAACGTCCACAGGAAAGTCCATCAGGTGGGGATAAACGTCTTCCATGGCCCATTGTGTTCATTGACGGGCCATGCTCCCTACCCTGCCCTATCACACATGACATCATCCTTgtcttttaccccttttatccttacccagagactttcaacaagtctgtctcctatttcatTCACAACCTCAGTGAAAGTGTATATTTATGAAACTTTTGTATCACACACAGCATCTCAAAGGTAGTGAAGTATTCAGCAATATCACCTGCCTCATTGCATGCAGGACACAGCTGTTCCCATCtgtggatttttggagaggtgggaatcagtggagtgggagggttcTGGTTCTACTTTCCCAGCAAGTCCAATTGGTGTTTCCAATCTCCCACTTTCTCCTCAATTTCTTGTTGTTTTAGTTCCATAGACGTCCTGTGTTCAGCCTCCTCTCTGGCAGCGTCTCTCTGCTTTAGCTCCAAAATTCTCCTATGTTCTTTTTCTACTGCCTGCAATCGGAATAGCTCCAATTTCACAGTTGTTTCTCTTTTCCCTCATCTTACTTCTTTTCTGTCCCTACATCCCATTCCCGAAATAAGAAACAGGAAGGAACAAACTGGTAACCACTTTCACTGACTTACAGCCGCCACACTTAACGTCTCACTTAGAATCTCCACATCCGTGTATCAAGTGCAAATCTCTCGCAGAACAAGAAGTTGTGCATTTCACACTGCTTGCTGCACCACTGTGACGGACTTCCCCAGGGTGCATCCTGGAACTGGAGTACCGCTGAGCCCACTGGCATACCAGTCTGGGCCCCCTCTCACACAGTGATAATGTGAAAAGCTGCAAACCCCTGCAGGTCCTGCACTCACACAAACATTCTCAGGAAGGGACATACCCAGCAGAGTTACATGAATGTTTTTTGCCAGTCACTCAGGAACCAACAATaaagaggctccagccaatttccCCCATAtccccagcctaggacctcagagctgtaccatcttgtCCTGGTCAGAaacctgaccagtgtaagtttattacccagtcttcCCCTCCCTCGATATGGAAAGGATAACGCACCAGCCCTTGTTCTTGAACAGTACAAGCTttattgcaattatataacagtggtaaaTTTGGGATTGCCAGGGTGTTACTTTGGGGTACAGTGTGTCAGAGCAATATATCTATAGAACTACAGCTCTCTGAGatctaattttgtatttttaaataagacATACACCCATGTCCTGAAAAAGACTGCATTCTGCTCTGTTCCACAGGAGGAAAGCAAGCCGAGGTacagagaaaaggaaaatgaaagaGTGTTTTCCCCGCTACCCATCACACGCACAATACCTGACCCCCTGGAAATGTCCCCCTCACTTTCCTTGTTCAGCGAGTGTCACCTGCACTTTTTGTTTGTCAGACCTCCGCCTCACACACGTTACTGGATCAATAGACCTTTTGTAACAGTATTTGGGGGGCTATTCGTCCAATCAGTTATCAACATCATCATCTTCATGGCAAATCCCAGAGGAACGTAGCCTCCTTGCAAACCGGGCTCTTTCCGGATCGATCTTTGGAAAGCTGTTCACGGTTGTTAAGTTGTATATTGGTGTAGTGGCAGTCATATTGTGCCAACGACGTTTGGCACAAACATGATCACTGGCCTTGTAGTGGCATTCCTCAGTGTGCCCACTTCAGAATTCCTGGTCTTTCACTCTAGTAATGTGTCCCCAGCCTGAAAGCTGCCCAAACTGACACAGCTGATGAGAGCATTCGCTGGGTTCAGTATATGCTCACTCCTGAGCTTGTGCTACCCCTTGATACGGACCAGCTGCTGGAGACCACGCGCATTGAACATGTCAGTTCCTCAGCCTTCCTCAGCCCCCACATTTCGCTTCCATCAATGGGAGCCGGGGTCCCCCTTGTTCTGTAGATCTGCAGCTTTGTAGGAAGCCTGCTGCCAAGAAATCCCCACAACGGCTGCAGACGGGAacagggcagcagctgctcttccaCAAACACCCACATCTTTTCAGCACCGTCCAGCCCTGTCTCTGAAGCTGCCACCTGCCCAGCAATCCCTCCAGACAAGTTCATGCCGAGGCTGGTTGCAGTTTGCAACTGCAGGCTGCTTGATGGTAATGACCAGGGTAGTTTTACCTGGATTCATAACCAGACTAATGTGCACTGCTTCTTGCCCAGCCAGATCAGTTCTCAGATGCAGCGATTCACAGCACTACACCTGCAACTGCCACTGACACTGATGGAATAACGGCTCCTAGGAAtggcctccctctctctgccacaaTTGTGCATACAATCGTATGTGCCAGTTACAAACACTTAAGGGGCTCTTTCCAAGGGAGAGACAATTCGTCTCCTTGATCCCAAACCAGCACTGCCTGGTTCAGGAAACATTTCCTTCAGGGATTCAGGGTGGATCAGGCCAGGAACCAGAGCACTCATGGAAACACCGAGGGCAGAGAAGAGTTGGCCACATTTGGGTGAAGATAACATCTTGTGGACACCTCCCCACTCaatcccactccccttccactcaCAGTCCCCTAGCATCCTTGTAGCAGCTCCAGGTTTGGGTTGCCTCGCTTAAGCTCCTAGAGGTGGACACCCCCCACGCAGCTGTGTTTGGGTCCCACACACTGGACCCATGTGCTTTGGAATCGTAGCAGCATTCAGGCCCTGTCTCTGGCTCTGGGTTTCTAGACCCACCATCGGGGTGAAGCTTCCATTCTAGCGCCTCTCTCTGGAAGTGGAGACCTGAACACCAAGGTCCTGAGACTAGGTTTTTCTCAGCTCACCCAGACTGTCCAATTGCTTCAGCACACCCTTCCCAGAGCTCTCACGTGGGCTCATTCTGTTTCCAGTTTCTCTCCTTTGTGGCCCATGATTCCTGAAGGAAACACACCCAGGTTTTACAAAAGGGGTAGCTAAAACAATTCCTCTATTTTAGACAGCACAGGAGATACCCAGATCCAGGTAAACACAATACAACACCTGTACACCATTCCTTGCCTCTGTTCCTCCACCACCCTGGAGCATTCTTTGAGATTTTGTCAGAGCCCTTTGGGGTTGAAACTCAcagcttctcctccagctggagTCTGTCTCTCTATTGCAGCCATAGCCCTGCAACCAAAAAGTCCCCTCTGCTGCCTGTGTGCCTCTCTCCTGCTTCTTCTGGCTCATCCAGTCTCTGTGTTTTTATGGGGCTGGACCAACACCTTCTCTTTGTGTTCCCTCTCCTGGGGAGGTTCTATTCCTTCCAAGCCCACCCCTCTGCAGAGAAGTTGGGGAAAATTGGCTTTATCTAGAATGCAGTTACTCCTTTCTTATGTCCAGGTGAGATCTTGTTCGGTGCTGTAACAAAGCGGCCTCTGGAGGGACACAACTGAGATTATCAATCCAGGAAAAATttcttagagcagggcagttacagcccaaatctggagttcctttactattaaggcaccaaaccagccagacaaagaggactttggttttaccccactggctaaccagaagtcacacaagcaattcccttagacactccagttttccagtatcaccaccagggcCACTCGTTATGgcgacgaatggttatgaaaaccaataccccagtaaaagaaaaacggttctcctgatcccaaaggaccaagccccagttccaggtcaatatacacgtcagatcttacccacaaatcacgctgttgccaatcctttagaatctaaaatctaaggtttattcataaaaagaaagaaatagagatgagagctagaattggttaaatggaatcaattccatacagtaatggcaacgtTATTGAGTCAGGATTGTAGCAgggatagaataaactgcaggttcaaatcaagtctctggaacatccacagctgggatgggtcatcagtcctttgttcagagcttcagtttgtaacaAGGTTTCTCCAAagccgtggttctcaaacttttgtagtggtgactcctttcacatagcaaacctcacccccctaataaattaaaaacacttttttatagatgcaagcagagtcaggatgagctctaccctgacatctggtggtgaattatggcgagtgtggaaaagacctccaggggctgatcttgtttgcataggcacacccactcgcctggcatgaaacagcagcaactcaaagtggttacttcggctggtgtgggatccccagtttctttgttattggggcaggaagaataaagttttgttaccctgattctgtgaatcaaggccaatggaactgttgtatgacagaaggactgagtgagtcattcaccattacctaagtagcatttgctttaCAAGGGGCATGGTTTGCAAAACACAGTGAATTCAGAGAGGATGTTGACAGGTATTTGTATCTGAGGGTATGTGTTCCCctctgagggcttgaaacaccaattgcaccatcttCTCTCTCCACTCTTGAATATCACAgttaactttgattccattagaagtctagttacaggctgcagagctgaattcactttgggttaatagtgcaccagcactagGGCTCCCCTACTCTGACGTGAAATCACGCAAGAGTTAAAGTTATTAAGTgcgggagcctgaagctatattgctaagcagcttgtggagcaatttgtggggacgactggaggagcagtgagcggcgcggagccttgcgggggcggttggagtggcccaaggaatggcgagcggagctgtttgcggggacggctggaggggCTCACAGGTcacagagcggagcagcttgtagagcggagcagtttgtgtgacggcaggaagtggactggctcgtggtgaaggctgtggcggaaccccacggagagacggccggccggcctcggatcacgtaaggtgccccataacaccctgcgtgccccccttttactctggggctgcactgaccagggacagagactttgggggttgttggattttggggactctgggtgattttggggttgtgggattcaagaaccaaagggaaaggacacaacCCACTTtgctggggtggtttttttttttttgctcatggtttgtgttatgaatcctgtttgtggtgtttttccaatttaatgctgatgtcgtttacctcatgttattaaacattttcagctacactcagactccgtgcttgcgagaggggaagtattgcctcttagaggcgcccagggggtggtatgtaattgtcccaggtcactgggtgggggctcgagccagttttgcattgtgttattgaaacggaacccctagatacagaacccggcccttgttgctgccaacttaaatgggcaaaagggttacatatatttaacaccattataaatgctggaggcaaagcagggtttgggatggaggctgacagctcacgacctcctatgtaataacctcgcgaccgcCTGAGGGtctcgacccccagtttgagaacccatgcTCTAGAGGTTAGAAGCAGAATTGAAAACAAAACGGAGGGTTtctcagggccttttatattctctaccctgtggaaggaccccttttgttcttactgtggaaaatacagcagcaagatggaccttggaatcacatgggcaagtcagatgtccatgcatgactcagtttgcaggccgacgccattgtttacatgttagtttgaactaTCCcaagaaagctcagatgtggattggcgtctggCAAAGTCCATtctcagttaagtgtttcttgattgggcacttactgagacgAGTcgtttctcaagaagctgaccaaatgctttactgaggCTACTTACAATCAAAACACAttaagatacaagtacatagtcaatattcataacttcaactacaaaaaagTTACACATATACCGATAGCATAAACATAAGCAAATCATAATCTTTTCATAGACAACTCAcacaacaacctttgtacaatatttgctgcaaatatataacaatggttgtaacaatgatctatacagtcattGTTtttgtcaataatgtcacagcaggacctgctcacagaatctggcatgaCCAGGGccgatattgcagaaatacacattcctaagaaatcATTGTTTCTACTACGGTTgtgcaattgcaacaaatcttgtacaaagtatatcCTGTCAGAGGtcagtggaaaagttatgatttgctaggTATGACTCTCCTGTTTATATacatgtatcatctttgtgtcTGAAGTTCTGATTAATGGTGATGTACTGGTATCAGAGGACCAGTGCCAGTTCGTGGCCAGAGCAATGGTGTTGGGGGGTCAGGACTCCCGGTTCCTATTCTCAGCCCTACCACCTACTCATTGTGtggccttgggtaaatcactttacCTCTGCATGGCTCAGTCCGTCCATGACATGGGGATCATACTGCTAGCAGCCTAGATAAAGAGATTGTAGATGTAGTGATCAAAAGCATCACACAGAGCGAATGTTAGACTCAGCTTCACtgttcagcttcagcccctgggCAATGGGTGCCCTGTAGTTCCAGATACGGTGCTGTGTAATTGTGTAAATAGCTGGCTAATGGTAGCTGTGCCGTTTATCTCCCTCCCTGTGAGCTACCAACACCACCCCGGCCTCTGCTCAGCATCCCGCCTTCCCAGCTAACACAGGGGATTGTCCTTCCACCTCTCTCAGCTGCTGTCCACCTAGCTTCAAAGCTAATCCCTTGCATGGCCCCCAAGGCCTGACTCAGGGCAAAGGGGTCCCAGCCCATCCCCATTGCAGGGACCCAGCCTGCTACAGGCTCCCAGCCGGGAGTAACAAATGGGATCTGAAAGCtaaagaaataaggcacacaatGGTCTCTTCCCTCAGGACTTTGTAGGCAAGCTTTAGGGCCCACAAGCTGTATGAGGCACAATCTCACCCACCAGCCACTCAACCTGCTCCCAACCCTCAGCTGCTTTTACGTGATTTCCTGGTGTCCCTCTCCACTCCTGACTGGCCTGTGGGCCCCAGCACGGCTTGCTGCTGCACTCCCtgcaggctccttgtcaggctgcagcagatcctgtctcagccccagagcagagggaactCAGCTGGTGAGGGAGACTCAGCGAGTgacggggggagaagaggagtgaGCGAGAGGGTCAGCGCCTTGTGGGGAAAAGCGCAGAAGTGGGTGGAGCCTTGAGATGAGATGTGGAGCAGAAACTGGGCAttggagggagaggcagggcagggggcaggacatCAGGGGTCCCGTTACCAGAAATTAGCAAGGTGGCAACTCTATGAGTTAATGAGTTGTACACAGACCCATTCCCCAGTTTGTCACGCTGACAAAGCAGACTAAGGTCAGGAAATGATTTAATGTCTCTCACTGGCCCAGCACCAGCTTACCACCCAGATCTGCACGGAACGtggtctgagagccagagcagcaAGAGAAAAATGTAGTCCCTTTATGAGTAATGAGCCGGAGAagcctgtcccggatctgtttggtcctcacaccatagatgatggggtttatcATGGGGGGCATGAGGAGGTACACGTTGCCAATGAGAACGTGGAAATATAGAGGCACATTGTGGCCAAAACGGTATGTGAGAGAGGAGAAGAGATTTGGGATGTAAAAGACTAAgatggcacagaggtgggagccgcaggtcctaaaagtcttgagccgggcgtcctttgtggggaggctgaagatggccctgaggatctggatatAGGACACAGTGATAAAAAACACATCCACACCGATCACAAAGAATAGCACAAATAGGCCATAGTAACTAGTGACGTGTATGTCACCACAGGCCAGCTTCATCAGAGCCATGTGTTCGCAGTGCGTGTGGGGAATGATGTttgttctgcaatatggccactgaCTTACCAGGAGGAAAGAGGGTAGTATGATGATGCCACCATGCAGTACCACGGCTAGGCCGATATTGGCCACCACGGAGTTTCTCAaggtggtggaatgtctcagggggtGGCAGATGGCCACGTAACGATCCAAAGCCATGGCCATGAAGAACCCAGACTCCATCACTAAAAAGCAGTAAaggaagtacatctgggtgaggcaggctctgAAATCTAtttccctggaattgaaccagaaaatGCTCAACGTTTTGGGCAGGATGGACGTAGACAGGACCAGGTCTgtgacagccagcatgcagaggaaatagtacatgggcacatggaggctcggctccatcttcacaatgaacaggatggtgaagttccccaagaagGCTATGACATCTATGgcgcagaaggggatggagatccagacatgggccgcctccaggccaggaatgcccaacaggatgaaggtggaggggttggtgaagtcggttgtgttAGAATttgacatggagtaggggagaaggtatccaactctgaggcagaacggtgtctcctgcatgtaccgtacgttcccctgacttcctgtatgtgcccagggTCTAGGGTGATGGTTGCAGTAGaaatgcctggatggagagacaaatGTTAGTATGAGACACTATATGCACTACTGGAGGCCGTTCTCATCAGATAAATGAATTATGAAACACTGACCctactaatgccaattccatattttatggtgCTCCATGTGTCAGTAATTCCTACATTTTGTGGTGTGGGAATCCTTAGTGGGCACCAGCAGAACCCAGAGTGTGGATACTGGTATCCATAATTGTTCCTTAATGAATGAATACCAGGCTAGAGATCCCATGCTGCAGGGAATTCCCTATTTAACCGGTTGCTCAAAATCTGAGAGTGGAAAAAAACCAAAGCTTTGCCAATACATGTACTGGGGGAAACATCCCAGCTAGACCAAGCATCAGGGAAAAGTCCTGGGCGTCATTGATAGAAGATCCACAGAAACACCTGTTCATTTGCAGTACTGGTAAAAGAAAGACAATGTTCTCATACCTCagaaatgggatggagaataacctGCTCTGGACACGCGCTCAGTTGTGGTCACTCAGTCTCTATAAAGGATACAGCAGAAAGAAAGGGGATTTCCGAGACAGGCTTTCAGAATGGGGGAGGCTGTGGAATGTGGGCAGCctgaaagtctgggactgtttagttt
This genomic window contains:
- the LOC135982119 gene encoding olfactory receptor 52R1-like codes for the protein MQETPFCLRVGYLLPYSMSNSNTTDFTNPSTFILLGIPGLEAAHVWISIPFCAIDVIAFLGNFTILFIVKMEPSLHVPMYYFLCMLAVTDLVLSTSILPKTLSIFWFNSREIDFRACLTQMYFLYCFLVMESGFFMAMALDRYVAICHPLRHSTTLRNSVVANIGLAVVLHGGIIILPSFLLVSQWPYCRTNIIPHTHCEHMALMKLACGDIHVTSYYGLFVLFFVIGVDVFFITVSYIQILRAIFSLPTKDARLKTFRTCGSHLCAILVFYIPNLFSSLTYRFGHNVPLYFHVLIGNVYLLMPPMINPIIYGVRTKQIRDRLLRLITHKGTTFFSCCSGSQTTFRADLGGKLVLGQ